The Desulfovibrio sp. genomic sequence CAGCGGCCGCTCGTGAGCAAACGGGCGTTCGAGTTGCCGTGTCCACGCCGGAAGGCGGGAAGCATATCCTGACAAGGCGGAAAATATGCCGAACAGACCATCCTTTCGCCCCTTGTATCAACAGGCCAAAGAGACTCTTTTAAGCCGCATAGCTGCCGGTGATTGGCCGCCGGGCACGTTCCTGCCCAGTGAAACGGCCCTGGCCAAGGAATACGGGGTCAGCCAGGGCACCATCCGCAAGGCCTTGAACGAACTCACCAGCGAAGGGCGAGTTCAGCGGTTCCAAGGCAAAGGGACTGCCATCCCAACCTTTGACAGCGATCTCCACTTTTACCGTTTCTTCCTGTGGACAAACCTGGATGGCAAACCGAATTTCCCGTCATCCCAGGTGGTCTTGGTACGCAAGGAGAAGGTGAAGCAGAAGGTTGCCACGCACCTGCAACTGAAAACCGGCGACGACGTGGTGAGGATCGAACGCGTGCGCGTGCTGGACGGGCAGGCTGCGATCAACGAACGCATCTATTTGCCAAGCGCCCTTTACCCCGACATCGAAAAGCGTGGCATGGGCACGCTACCGAACACCCTGTACGATTACTTCCAGAAGCGGTACGGCGTCACCATCGCCCGGGCCATGGAGTTTCTCACCGCCGTTACCGCAAATGCCACGGATGCCAAGCG encodes the following:
- a CDS encoding GntR family transcriptional regulator, encoding MPNRPSFRPLYQQAKETLLSRIAAGDWPPGTFLPSETALAKEYGVSQGTIRKALNELTSEGRVQRFQGKGTAIPTFDSDLHFYRFFLWTNLDGKPNFPSSQVVLVRKEKVKQKVATHLQLKTGDDVVRIERVRVLDGQAAINERIYLPSALYPDIEKRGMGTLPNTLYDYFQKRYGVTIARAMEFLTAVTANATDAKRLGVPEKAPLLAVRRLALDLHGRPVELRFSRCVTTRHGYVNELKLHSSRG